Proteins from a single region of Candidatus Binatia bacterium:
- a CDS encoding choice-of-anchor tandem repeat GloVer-containing protein, which yields MPDRRRLDLSQRLLHGLYAQVVLGAFFLASCSSSAGIGSLPHAGAGASTLPLASEQVLYNFKAGNDGGSPQGTLIADRSGALYGTTTFGGGTGCFGGCGTVFKLAKSGSTYTESILYRFTGGTDGDGPGSGVIADASGALYGTTEYGGDSAGDGIVFKLTPSGSDYVESVLYRFKGGMDGNGPLAGLTMDRAGNLYGATLLGGNSSACGSGGCGTIFELRRSASVYTERVLYRFQSGSDGATPGSPPTFIGRDMYGTAATGGGNPHCGAAPINPGCGTVYKLTRSGKRWKFSAIYAFKGTPSDAANPFAGLVAGSNGALYGVGQYGGSANQGAAYELQPASASEHMLHSFTGGSDGSYPTPTLAVSHAGTLYGTSEYGGGAANAGVVFSMSPSGSERVLLAFGSSAGGEYPVGGILVSTKGALFGTATYGGSASAGVVFRLKP from the coding sequence TTGCCAGATCGTCGACGGCTCGATCTCTCCCAACGGTTACTGCATGGCCTATACGCCCAAGTCGTCTTAGGCGCGTTTTTCCTCGCGTCGTGCTCGAGCAGCGCCGGCATCGGCAGCCTGCCGCATGCGGGTGCGGGAGCGTCGACGCTGCCGCTCGCGAGCGAGCAAGTCCTCTATAATTTCAAGGCCGGAAACGACGGCGGGAGCCCGCAGGGCACGCTGATCGCCGATCGCAGCGGCGCGCTCTATGGCACGACGACGTTCGGTGGCGGCACCGGATGCTTCGGCGGCTGCGGCACCGTCTTCAAGCTCGCGAAGAGCGGAAGCACCTACACCGAGAGCATCCTCTACCGGTTTACCGGCGGAACCGACGGCGACGGGCCGGGCTCAGGCGTCATCGCGGACGCGAGCGGCGCGCTGTACGGCACGACCGAATACGGCGGCGATTCGGCGGGCGACGGGATCGTCTTCAAGCTGACACCGTCCGGCTCGGACTACGTCGAGAGTGTACTGTACCGGTTCAAGGGCGGCATGGACGGAAACGGGCCGCTGGCGGGACTCACGATGGACCGCGCAGGCAATCTCTACGGCGCGACGCTGCTCGGCGGCAACTCGTCCGCGTGCGGTTCGGGCGGCTGCGGCACGATCTTCGAGCTGCGCCGCTCGGCATCGGTCTACACCGAACGCGTTCTGTACCGATTCCAGAGCGGGAGCGACGGCGCGACGCCCGGCTCACCGCCCACCTTCATCGGTCGCGACATGTACGGAACGGCCGCTACCGGAGGCGGGAATCCGCACTGCGGCGCCGCGCCGATCAATCCCGGCTGCGGCACGGTCTACAAGCTGACCCGCAGCGGTAAACGCTGGAAATTTAGCGCGATCTACGCATTCAAGGGCACGCCGAGCGACGCCGCCAACCCGTTTGCGGGGCTCGTCGCGGGTAGCAACGGCGCGCTTTACGGGGTCGGGCAGTACGGCGGCTCGGCGAATCAGGGCGCCGCGTACGAACTGCAGCCTGCATCGGCTTCGGAGCACATGCTGCACAGCTTCACGGGCGGCAGCGACGGAAGCTATCCGACCCCGACGCTCGCGGTGAGTCACGCGGGGACGCTGTACGGAACGTCGGAATACGGCGGCGGTGCGGCCAATGCCGGCGTCGTCTTTTCGATGAGCCCCTCCGGCTCGGAACGCGTGCTGCTCGCA
- a CDS encoding high-potential iron-sulfur protein, which yields MYREATHVTRRTFLEGAIVLPALAAALTGVAAADASKAAQAQMHYQSTPNGSMHCAICKFFVPGKDASSNGTCQIVDGSISPNGYCMAYTPKSS from the coding sequence ATGTATCGTGAGGCTACGCACGTAACCCGGCGCACGTTCTTGGAAGGCGCGATTGTCCTGCCCGCGCTCGCTGCCGCGCTCACCGGGGTGGCCGCGGCGGATGCATCGAAGGCAGCGCAGGCGCAGATGCACTATCAATCGACGCCGAACGGCAGCATGCATTGCGCGATCTGCAAATTCTTCGTACCGGGGAAGGACGCATCATCGAACGGCACTTGCCAGATCGTCGACGGCTCGATCTCTCCCAACGGTTACTGCATGGCCTATACGCCCAAGTCGTCTTAG
- a CDS encoding PLP-dependent transferase, whose product MLNGFTTRAVWSGQDACPATGATIVPVYQTATFTLPKVGVTNGFDYSRTNNPTRLAMERQLAALEEGEFASAFGSGMAAVAGATSLLSSGDHLVATRDIYGGTHRLFTQVLARYGIEVTFVDTTVPEAVWAAARSTTRLVWLETPSNPTLKLCDIAAIARLRSPGALIAVDNTFASPFLQRPLALGADLVVHSTTKYIGGHSDVIGGAVVTRDSAIAERIAFHQNCVGAVPGPWDAYLTLRGAKTLSLRMHAHIRNAQAIAEFLAARDDVLAVHYPGLASHPQHELAKRQMSGFGGIVAFRPAGGAERARAIATSTAIFGLAVSLGGVESLICSPAAMTHGSLTPDERASLDITDDLLRLSVGIEETDDLIADLTHALDATRIHSFLIGCS is encoded by the coding sequence ATGTTAAACGGCTTTACCACCCGCGCCGTATGGAGCGGTCAGGACGCATGCCCCGCGACCGGCGCGACGATCGTGCCCGTATATCAGACCGCAACGTTCACGTTGCCGAAGGTCGGCGTCACCAATGGCTTCGACTACTCGCGCACCAACAATCCGACGCGGCTCGCGATGGAGCGACAACTGGCAGCGCTGGAGGAGGGCGAGTTCGCCAGCGCGTTCGGCTCCGGCATGGCGGCCGTCGCGGGCGCGACGTCGCTGCTATCCAGCGGCGATCACCTCGTCGCGACGCGCGACATCTACGGCGGCACGCATCGTCTGTTCACCCAGGTGCTGGCGCGCTACGGGATCGAGGTCACGTTCGTCGACACGACCGTTCCCGAGGCGGTGTGGGCCGCGGCGCGGAGCACGACGCGCCTCGTGTGGCTCGAGACGCCGAGCAATCCGACGCTGAAGCTGTGCGACATCGCGGCGATCGCGCGCCTGCGCTCGCCGGGCGCGCTGATCGCGGTCGACAACACGTTCGCCTCGCCGTTTCTCCAGCGGCCGCTCGCGCTGGGCGCCGATCTCGTCGTGCACTCGACGACGAAATACATCGGCGGACACAGCGACGTGATCGGCGGCGCGGTCGTCACGCGCGATAGCGCGATCGCGGAACGCATCGCGTTCCATCAGAACTGCGTCGGCGCGGTGCCGGGGCCGTGGGACGCGTACCTCACGCTGCGCGGCGCCAAGACGCTGAGTTTGCGGATGCACGCGCACATCCGCAACGCGCAGGCGATCGCGGAGTTTCTGGCCGCGCGCGACGACGTGCTCGCGGTTCACTACCCCGGCCTGGCCAGCCATCCGCAGCACGAGCTGGCGAAGCGGCAGATGAGCGGCTTCGGCGGCATCGTGGCGTTCCGTCCCGCCGGCGGCGCCGAGCGGGCGCGCGCGATTGCCACGTCGACCGCGATCTTCGGCCTGGCCGTCTCGCTCGGCGGCGTGGAGTCGCTGATCTGTAGCCCGGCGGCGATGACCCACGGCTCGCTGACTCCGGATGAGCGCGCGAGTCTGGACATCACCGACGACCTGCTGCGGCTCTCGGTCGGCATCGAAGAGACCGACGACTTGATCGCCGACCTGACCCACGCCTTGGATGCGACCAGGATTCATTCTTTCCTCATAGGTTGCAGTTAG
- a CDS encoding alpha/beta fold hydrolase: protein MMREETVALGALRLDCGETLANVQQRVTTYGTRRGDGSNVVLVEHALTGSSRAAEWWQGVVGDGGLFDPADWFVVGVNALGSCYGSSGPTTLDNFPRVTVRDIVRAEIRALDALGIERIAVVIGGSLGGMRALQWAVEAPERVRACVMIGAHDHHSAMGVALNALQREAIALDAARGIRLARKIAMLTYKSEELLKERHDRRPDRKGRPLFDVEGYLERQADVFEARMDGASYAALTHAMDSFDVRGLLRAKTPKLIFAGISSDWLFRPQDVRAAASRCVLAGCDAQCLELRTGHGHDAFLAEPAALRALLEPVIAAALEPARC from the coding sequence ATGATGCGCGAAGAGACGGTCGCGCTCGGTGCGCTGCGCCTCGACTGCGGCGAGACGCTCGCAAACGTCCAACAGCGGGTCACGACCTACGGCACGCGCCGCGGCGACGGATCGAACGTCGTGCTGGTCGAGCACGCGCTGACGGGATCGAGCCGCGCGGCGGAGTGGTGGCAGGGCGTCGTCGGCGACGGCGGGCTGTTTGATCCGGCGGATTGGTTCGTCGTCGGCGTCAACGCGCTGGGAAGTTGTTACGGATCGAGCGGACCCACAACGCTCGACAACTTTCCGCGCGTCACAGTGCGCGACATCGTGCGCGCCGAGATCCGCGCGCTCGACGCGCTCGGCATCGAGCGGATCGCCGTCGTCATCGGCGGATCGCTGGGCGGCATGCGCGCGCTGCAGTGGGCCGTCGAGGCGCCCGAACGCGTGCGTGCCTGCGTCATGATCGGCGCGCACGACCATCACAGCGCGATGGGCGTGGCGCTAAACGCGCTGCAGCGCGAGGCGATCGCGCTCGACGCCGCGCGCGGCATTCGATTGGCGCGCAAGATCGCGATGCTCACGTACAAGAGCGAGGAACTCCTGAAGGAGCGGCACGACCGCCGGCCGGATCGCAAGGGGCGGCCGCTGTTCGACGTCGAGGGGTATCTCGAACGCCAAGCCGACGTGTTCGAGGCGCGCATGGACGGCGCCAGCTACGCCGCGCTGACGCACGCGATGGACTCCTTCGACGTGCGCGGGCTGCTGCGCGCGAAGACGCCGAAGCTCATCTTCGCAGGAATCAGCTCCGACTGGCTGTTCCGCCCGCAGGACGTGCGTGCGGCCGCGAGCCGCTGCGTGCTCGCGGGCTGCGACGCACAATGCCTCGAGCTTCGCACCGGCCACGGTCACGACGCCTTCCTGGCCGAGCCTGCGGCGCTGAGGGCGCTCTTGGAGCCGGTTATCGCAGCCGCGCTGGAGCCCGCGCGATGTTAA
- a CDS encoding homoserine dehydrogenase, with the protein MTIGIGLLGCGTVGANVADRLQRERHEIERRSGARYELRAIAIRDPHKERPGSLDRQLFTRSARSVVDDPHVDLVVELIGGTDDAAGLVERALQRGRHVVTANKDLLGTQGPRLRALAASRGAALRFEAAVGGAIPILRTLDEALAGDDVVAVTGVLNGTCTSILSAMERGAEFGDALATAQRLGYAESDPANDLDGTDAAHKLAIIAQVAFGFAVISPRIRRSGITGVTRRDVARAQMLGFRIRLVAAARKSDSGMLAEVAPVLIPRDDDLARTADAENAIAVVARDAEHILLRGPGAGGPATASAVLGDVVDVLRGGCRPRDASLAPALEIRPWFEHLERIPELSAYPIWDGAAASDPQRALAHA; encoded by the coding sequence ATGACCATCGGGATTGGGCTGCTCGGGTGCGGCACCGTCGGCGCGAACGTCGCCGACCGGCTGCAGCGCGAGCGCCATGAGATCGAACGTCGCAGCGGCGCTCGCTACGAGCTGCGCGCGATCGCGATTCGCGATCCTCACAAGGAGCGGCCCGGCTCATTAGATCGGCAGCTCTTCACGCGCAGCGCCCGCTCGGTCGTGGACGATCCCCACGTCGACCTCGTCGTCGAGCTGATCGGCGGCACGGACGACGCCGCCGGGCTGGTCGAGCGTGCGCTGCAGCGCGGCCGTCACGTGGTCACGGCGAATAAGGATCTGCTCGGGACGCAGGGCCCGCGTCTGCGGGCACTGGCGGCGTCGCGCGGTGCGGCGCTGCGCTTCGAGGCGGCGGTGGGCGGCGCGATCCCCATCCTGCGCACGCTGGACGAGGCGCTCGCCGGCGACGACGTCGTCGCCGTGACGGGCGTGCTCAACGGAACGTGCACGTCGATCCTCTCAGCGATGGAGCGCGGCGCGGAGTTCGGCGACGCACTGGCGACCGCGCAGCGTCTCGGCTACGCCGAATCCGATCCCGCCAACGACCTCGATGGGACCGACGCGGCGCACAAGCTGGCCATTATCGCGCAAGTGGCGTTCGGCTTCGCGGTCATCTCGCCGCGCATCCGCCGCTCCGGAATCACCGGGGTGACGCGGCGCGACGTGGCGCGCGCGCAGATGCTCGGCTTTCGCATCCGCCTCGTGGCCGCCGCGCGCAAGAGCGACTCCGGCATGCTTGCCGAGGTTGCGCCTGTCTTGATCCCGCGGGATGACGACTTGGCGCGAACCGCAGATGCTGAAAACGCGATCGCCGTCGTCGCGCGCGATGCAGAACACATCCTGCTGCGCGGCCCCGGGGCGGGAGGTCCGGCGACGGCCTCCGCCGTGCTCGGCGACGTCGTGGACGTGCTGCGCGGCGGGTGTCGTCCGCGCGACGCCTCGCTCGCGCCTGCGCTGGAAATTCGGCCGTGGTTCGAGCACCTCGAGCGTATCCCCGAGCTTTCCGCCTATCCGATTTGGGACGGCGCCGCGGCATCCGACCCGCAGCGCGCGCTGGCGCACGCATGA
- a CDS encoding amino acid permease codes for MGGPLADDRLRALGYRQELARVLSLFDNFAVAFSYLSPMVGIYSLYTLGLGSGGPRYIWTMPIVVGCMLLVALVFGELASEYPLSGALYQYGKYSVGPRYGWFIGWIYGFALLATVASVDSGAVGYVTSISNIWFGTHLRPDDHATIFAIAGGIIVLSAILNSIGAKILGRVARYGVYVETLGTFGVFLVFAAFGFHQHLGFIFSSAHVEYVRSNPLGLNFGGNWWTAAALVAVLANVYIFYGFESAGDISEETIEAQRQVPKAMRNALLYGGIASFVLVLGLLLATPASGIGGVVSGGINTLFATLPAWLQDFFLVLVIVAFFSCGTAVQGAGARVVYALARDGGLPRSDWCRRISARHRTPANAILIGTIVPFLFLLLVLINPSKPVHMLWFDYPANVNALYALVSFATSGIYLAFLLTVAGALVARRRGWKPSGAFTLGRWGVPVTVAGALYLALMLLNIVWPSPLGSGRAIFNYGWVTLLVMALIVAIGAVYDALARPLRRG; via the coding sequence GTGGGCGGCCCACTAGCCGACGACCGCCTGCGCGCGCTCGGCTACCGCCAAGAGCTCGCGCGCGTACTCTCGCTGTTTGATAACTTCGCGGTCGCGTTCAGCTACCTGAGCCCGATGGTGGGCATCTACTCGCTGTACACGCTCGGGCTCGGGAGCGGCGGCCCGCGCTACATCTGGACGATGCCGATCGTCGTCGGCTGCATGCTGCTCGTCGCGCTCGTCTTCGGCGAGCTCGCCAGCGAGTATCCGCTCTCGGGCGCACTGTATCAGTATGGCAAGTACAGCGTCGGGCCTCGCTACGGCTGGTTCATCGGATGGATCTACGGCTTCGCGCTGCTCGCCACGGTCGCGTCGGTCGATTCGGGCGCCGTCGGCTACGTTACCTCGATCTCGAACATTTGGTTCGGCACGCATTTGCGGCCCGACGACCACGCCACGATCTTCGCCATTGCCGGCGGCATCATCGTGCTGTCGGCCATCCTGAACTCGATCGGCGCGAAGATCCTGGGCCGCGTGGCGCGCTACGGCGTGTACGTGGAGACGCTTGGCACGTTCGGCGTGTTCCTCGTGTTCGCGGCATTCGGATTCCACCAGCATCTCGGCTTCATCTTTTCGTCGGCGCACGTCGAGTACGTGCGCAGCAACCCGCTCGGCCTGAACTTCGGCGGCAACTGGTGGACCGCCGCCGCGCTGGTAGCCGTGCTCGCCAACGTTTACATCTTCTACGGCTTCGAGTCGGCCGGCGACATCTCCGAGGAGACCATCGAGGCGCAGCGCCAGGTGCCGAAGGCGATGCGTAACGCGCTCCTATACGGAGGCATCGCGTCGTTCGTGCTCGTGCTCGGGCTGCTCCTCGCGACGCCGGCTTCGGGGATCGGCGGCGTCGTCAGCGGCGGCATCAACACGCTGTTCGCGACGCTGCCGGCCTGGCTGCAAGACTTCTTTCTGGTGCTCGTGATCGTCGCGTTCTTCAGCTGCGGCACGGCCGTGCAAGGTGCCGGCGCACGCGTCGTCTACGCGCTGGCACGCGATGGCGGCTTGCCGCGCAGCGACTGGTGCAGGCGCATCTCGGCGCGGCATCGCACGCCCGCCAACGCGATCCTGATCGGCACGATCGTTCCGTTCTTGTTTCTGTTGCTCGTGCTGATCAATCCCAGTAAGCCGGTGCACATGCTGTGGTTCGACTATCCGGCCAACGTCAACGCGCTGTACGCGCTCGTATCCTTCGCAACGTCGGGCATCTACCTCGCCTTCCTGCTGACGGTCGCCGGTGCGCTGGTCGCGCGCCGCCGCGGATGGAAGCCGAGCGGAGCCTTCACGCTGGGCCGCTGGGGCGTGCCGGTGACGGTGGCGGGCGCGCTCTACCTCGCGCTGATGCTGCTCAACATCGTCTGGCCGAGCCCGCTCGGCAGCGGCCGCGCGATCTTCAACTACGGATGGGTCACGCTGCTCGTGATGGCGCTGATCGTGGCAATCGGCGCCGTGTACGACGCGCTCGCGCGCCCCTTACGGCGGGGTTGA
- a CDS encoding nuclear transport factor 2 family protein, translating into MFERLALVLFMLTAVVPALPAAAADNAGVLAPVNQFVDGFNRGDAKTALAACATPASIIDEFGRHEWMGPTACADWAHDYAADDARQGITGGVVTLGKPWHVDVNGNVAYVVVPATYTYKQHGKPVQETGSVWTLVLKKGASGWRITAWAWAAH; encoded by the coding sequence ATGTTCGAGCGTTTAGCGTTGGTGCTTTTCATGCTGACCGCCGTCGTGCCGGCGCTACCCGCGGCGGCGGCCGACAACGCGGGCGTGTTGGCGCCCGTGAATCAATTCGTTGACGGCTTCAATAGGGGCGACGCGAAGACGGCGCTGGCCGCGTGCGCGACGCCGGCCTCGATCATCGACGAGTTCGGGCGGCACGAATGGATGGGGCCGACGGCGTGCGCCGACTGGGCGCACGATTACGCCGCGGATGACGCGCGCCAGGGCATCACCGGCGGCGTCGTCACGCTCGGCAAGCCGTGGCACGTCGACGTCAACGGCAACGTTGCGTACGTGGTCGTGCCGGCGACGTACACGTACAAGCAGCACGGAAAACCCGTGCAGGAAACCGGCTCGGTCTGGACGCTCGTGTTGAAGAAGGGGGCATCGGGCTGGCGCATCACGGCGTGGGCGTGGGCGGCCCACTAG
- a CDS encoding metalloregulator ArsR/SmtB family transcription factor codes for MQRCCAPARAADFDAEPAAALFKALSDPHRLSILATLARARGEVCVCDFTGVLPLNQPTVSHHLRILREAELIAGERRGTWVYYRLAEGARQRLDAALASLFLRKVTA; via the coding sequence ATGCAACGGTGCTGCGCGCCGGCTCGCGCGGCTGATTTCGATGCCGAGCCGGCAGCCGCTCTCTTCAAGGCGCTGAGCGATCCTCACCGCCTGAGCATCCTCGCGACGCTGGCCCGCGCGCGAGGCGAGGTCTGCGTCTGCGACTTCACCGGCGTGCTACCGCTCAATCAGCCCACGGTGTCGCACCATCTGCGCATCCTGCGCGAAGCCGAGCTCATCGCGGGCGAGCGGCGCGGCACGTGGGTCTACTACCGGCTCGCCGAGGGGGCGCGGCAGCGGCTCGACGCCGCCTTGGCGAGTCTCTTCTTACGAAAGGTCACCGCATGA
- a CDS encoding choice-of-anchor tandem repeat GloVer-containing protein: MKVLRLNHCALVVGCLAVAACSQSTSLSRFQYAPNADAVRDAGAGPLGYSVLYDFAGVRGDGRRPEASMIDVGGTLYGTTIYGGAFQQGTVFSITTSGVEKVLHSFGSGNDGAFPVASLINVGGRLYGTTESGGLGHGTVFSVTTSGVEKLLHSFAGGSDGAFPLAGLVNVGGSLYGTTKVGGGNGCCGGSGTVFKVTTSGTESVVYSFKGMPDGAFPAAGLIDVGGTLYGTTATGGTYCSNYGCGTVFSITTGGSENVLHSFGNGTDGKTPTAGLISVGGTLYGTTEGGGSYACKIAFFGCGTVFSITTGGSEEVRHSFGNGTDGKFPTAGLINVGGTLYGTTSQGGRHRAFGVVFSVSQSGAEKVLHSFSTSGGGATTPNGLIDVDGTLYGTASLRGQFGGGAVFVQAP; encoded by the coding sequence GTGAAAGTTCTACGTTTGAATCACTGTGCGTTAGTAGTCGGCTGCCTTGCCGTCGCAGCATGTTCGCAATCGACATCTCTCTCGCGCTTTCAGTACGCTCCGAACGCCGATGCGGTTCGCGATGCCGGCGCCGGCCCACTGGGCTACAGTGTGTTATACGACTTTGCTGGAGTCCGCGGCGACGGCAGACGCCCCGAGGCAAGCATGATCGACGTGGGCGGTACGCTCTACGGCACGACGATATACGGCGGTGCGTTCCAGCAGGGAACCGTCTTCAGCATTACGACAAGCGGCGTCGAGAAGGTGCTGCACAGCTTTGGCAGTGGGAACGATGGCGCCTTCCCCGTCGCAAGCCTCATCAACGTGGGCGGTAGGCTCTACGGCACCACGGAGAGCGGCGGTCTTGGCCACGGAACCGTCTTCAGCGTTACGACAAGCGGTGTCGAGAAGCTGTTGCACAGCTTTGCCGGTGGTAGCGATGGCGCCTTCCCGCTTGCAGGCCTAGTCAACGTGGGCGGCAGTCTCTACGGCACCACGAAGGTCGGCGGCGGGAACGGATGTTGCGGCGGCAGCGGAACCGTCTTTAAGGTCACGACCTCCGGGACCGAGAGCGTCGTTTATAGCTTTAAGGGCATGCCGGACGGAGCGTTTCCGGCGGCGGGTTTGATCGACGTGGGCGGCACACTGTACGGCACCACGGCGACGGGCGGTACGTACTGTAGCAATTACGGGTGCGGAACCGTGTTCAGCATCACGACGGGCGGCAGCGAGAACGTGCTGCACAGCTTCGGCAATGGTACCGACGGCAAGACCCCCACTGCAGGACTAATCAGCGTTGGTGGTACGCTCTACGGCACCACGGAGGGGGGCGGTTCATATGCGTGCAAGATCGCCTTTTTCGGCTGCGGAACCGTCTTCAGCATCACGACGGGCGGCAGTGAGGAGGTGCGGCACAGCTTCGGCAATGGTACCGACGGCAAGTTTCCCACTGCAGGCCTAATCAACGTTGGTGGTACGCTCTACGGCACAACGTCTCAAGGCGGCAGGCATCGCGCCTTTGGCGTGGTCTTCAGCGTCTCGCAATCCGGTGCCGAAAAAGTGCTGCATTCATTTAGCACCAGCGGGGGCGGTGCTACTACCCCCAACGGCCTGATCGACGTGGACGGCACGCTCTACGGCACCGCGAGCCTGAGAGGTCAGTTTGGGGGAGGAGCCGTCTTTGTGCAGGCGCCTTAG
- a CDS encoding glycosyl transferase family 1: MRSRAVLVVGMHRSGTSAVARGIATLGVFLGNDFLDAQPENPTGYWEDKGIVELDERVLRALDLRWDDVAPIAPAAFRRFRIRMLHAAAVRYVKRTFASHPIWGFKDPRTIRLLPFWRSVLRKCDADDAYVVAIRNPRSVEVSLFRRQSMDAATAQRLWLAHMVPYLRLIRGRPMVVVDYDLLMGEPGAQLERIARALNLPEPDPREIDRFAAEFLNETLRHSVFDPADVGAASDLGRRTQRAYRLLYDLATDRLAPNEAFWRAWQEIESSPS, encoded by the coding sequence ATGAGATCGCGCGCCGTGCTGGTCGTCGGCATGCATCGCAGCGGCACCAGCGCGGTCGCGCGCGGGATCGCGACGCTGGGCGTCTTTCTCGGTAACGACTTCCTCGACGCGCAGCCCGAGAATCCGACGGGCTACTGGGAAGACAAAGGCATCGTCGAACTCGACGAGCGCGTGCTGCGAGCGCTCGACCTGCGCTGGGACGACGTCGCGCCGATCGCGCCCGCTGCTTTCCGGCGGTTCCGAATCCGCATGCTCCACGCCGCGGCGGTGCGCTACGTGAAGCGAACGTTTGCGTCGCATCCGATCTGGGGTTTCAAGGACCCGCGTACGATCCGGCTATTGCCGTTCTGGCGCAGCGTCTTGCGCAAGTGCGACGCCGATGATGCCTACGTGGTCGCCATTCGCAATCCGCGCAGCGTCGAGGTATCGCTGTTCCGCCGTCAATCGATGGATGCCGCAACGGCACAGCGGCTGTGGCTCGCGCACATGGTCCCGTATCTCCGGCTGATCCGCGGCCGGCCGATGGTGGTCGTCGATTACGACCTGCTGATGGGAGAGCCGGGCGCGCAGCTTGAGCGCATCGCGCGCGCCTTAAATTTGCCCGAGCCGGACCCGCGCGAGATCGATCGCTTCGCGGCGGAGTTTCTCAACGAGACGTTGCGCCACAGCGTGTTTGATCCCGCCGACGTCGGGGCCGCCTCCGATCTCGGCCGACGGACGCAGCGCGCATACCGGCTACTCTACGATCTCGCCACGGATCGGCTCGCGCCTAACGAAGCGTTCTGGCGCGCGTGGCAAGAGATCGAGTCGTCCCCTTCCTGA
- a CDS encoding DUF4010 domain-containing protein produces the protein MPQRPGGVRTFPLLALAGGGLFLLEPRYGAAFIAGLLVVGSWIYAYVRRELRGERPEGMFMVPVCNLLAYALGPIALTQPLWVGVTVTVAAVLLLGGRRTLHDWAHRVSGQEVMTAAQFLILVGIVLPLLAGKPAIPYTSITPFGVWLAVVAVSSISYASYLLQRYVFPGRGTFLMSILGGLYSSTATTVVLSRRARDEGMTPELQGGIVVATAMMYLRILLVCFLFNASLARLLVVPLVGLAIVSAVVAALCARLGTRSPSESEPKNPLQIWTALVFAVLFIVISMLTMFVKSHLGNSGVYGLAAIVGVTDIDPFVLSLAQGGANGVGLATAATAIVIATSSNNVLKAVYTVAFSRRRESWLPAAILGAIALLGLAAAALLPR, from the coding sequence ATGCCGCAGCGCCCGGGCGGCGTTCGCACGTTTCCGCTGCTCGCGCTCGCGGGCGGCGGCCTCTTCCTGCTCGAGCCGCGCTATGGTGCCGCCTTCATCGCCGGACTCCTCGTCGTCGGCTCGTGGATCTACGCGTATGTGCGCCGCGAGCTGCGGGGAGAGCGGCCCGAGGGCATGTTCATGGTGCCGGTCTGCAACCTGCTGGCCTACGCGCTCGGCCCGATCGCTCTGACGCAGCCACTCTGGGTCGGCGTAACCGTCACCGTCGCCGCGGTGCTGCTGCTGGGCGGGCGGCGCACCCTGCACGATTGGGCGCACCGCGTGTCAGGCCAAGAGGTGATGACCGCCGCGCAGTTCCTGATCCTCGTCGGCATCGTGTTGCCGCTGCTCGCCGGCAAGCCGGCGATTCCGTACACGTCGATCACACCGTTCGGCGTCTGGCTCGCGGTGGTCGCGGTGTCGTCTATCTCCTACGCGAGCTACTTGCTGCAACGCTACGTCTTCCCGGGGCGCGGGACGTTCCTGATGTCGATCCTCGGCGGACTCTACTCCTCGACCGCGACGACGGTCGTCCTCTCGCGCCGTGCGCGCGACGAAGGCATGACGCCCGAGCTGCAGGGCGGCATCGTCGTGGCGACCGCGATGATGTACCTGCGCATACTGCTCGTCTGTTTTCTCTTCAACGCGAGCCTCGCGCGCCTGCTCGTCGTTCCGCTGGTCGGCCTCGCGATCGTAAGCGCCGTCGTCGCGGCTCTCTGCGCGCGGCTCGGCACGCGCTCGCCGTCAGAGTCGGAGCCCAAAAATCCGCTGCAGATTTGGACGGCGCTCGTTTTTGCCGTGCTCTTCATCGTGATCTCGATGCTGACGATGTTCGTCAAGAGCCATCTGGGCAACTCGGGCGTCTACGGGCTCGCCGCCATCGTAGGCGTGACGGACATCGATCCGTTCGTCTTGAGTTTGGCACAGGGCGGCGCGAACGGGGTCGGACTGGCGACGGCGGCCACCGCCATCGTAATCGCGACGTCATCCAACAACGTGCTCAAGGCCGTCTATACCGTCGCGTTCTCGCGCCGGCGCGAGAGCTGGCTGCCGGCCGCGATCCTCGGAGCGATCGCACTGCTCGGCCTCGCGGCCGCCGCGCTGCTGCCGCGGTGA